A single window of Nicotiana tomentosiformis chromosome 1, ASM39032v3, whole genome shotgun sequence DNA harbors:
- the LOC138906553 gene encoding uncharacterized protein, producing the protein MAAVDKAKGGLFFLYSYGGTDKTFIWRTLSSDSTCNIEKGSPLAKLIIKIKLIIWDEAPMMYRYCFESLDQILRNIIRFKDTFSLDRPFGGKTIILDSDFRQISPVIIKGNQLGPHLDELKEFSDWILAIGDRRIRSTVDSIEKVQILDDLLIHNCDDPISAIIESTYPDFFNHSNDIDYLQQRAILAPTLDMVESINEYMVSLNHNLEKTYLSSDTICMSGHAFTTLDHVHTPKFLNSIKYSGVLNHSITLEVGVPMMLLRNIDQSSGLCNSTRLIITRLGSRVIKAKVLSGNMAGEKVFIPRMMLTPSDARISFKFQ; encoded by the exons ATGGCAGCAGTGGATAAAGCCAAAGGTGGATTATTCTTTTTATATAGTTACGGAGGAACTGACAAGACATTTATTTGGAGGACTCTATCTTCAG ATTCAACATGCAATATAGAGAAGGGTAGTCCTCTAGCAAAATTGATCATCAAGATAAAGTTGATTATTTGGGATGAGGCACCAATGATGTATAGATACTGTTTTGAATCTCTTGATCAAATTCTTAGAAATATTATTAGATTTAAAGACACATTCAGTCTAGATCGACCATTTGGAGGTAAAACAattattcttgatagtgacttcaGACAAATTTCGCCAGTCATTATAAAAG GAAATCAGTTAGGGCCACATTTAGATGAGTTAAAAGAATTTTCAGATTGGATTTTGGCAATCGGTGATAGAAGAATTAGAAGTACTGTTGATAGCATTGAAAAGGTCCAAATCCTCGATGATCTTCTCATACATAATTGTGATGATCCAATATCTGCAATTATAGAAAGTACTTATCCTGATTTCTTTAACCATTCCAATGACATAGATTACCTCCAGCAAAGAGCAATTCTTGCACCGACTCTTGACATGGTGGAATCTATCAATGAATATATGGTTTCACTCAACCATAATCTTGAGAAGACATATTTGAGTTCTGATACAATTTGTATGTCTGGTCATGCTTTTACAACTTTGGACCACGTACATACACCGAAATTCCTAAACAGTATTAAATATTCTGGAGTTTTAAATCACTCTATTACTCTAGAGGTTGGTGTTCCTATGATGTTACTGAGAAATATAGATCAGTCATCGGGATTATGCAATAGTACAAGGTTGATCATCACAAGACTTGGAAGTCGGGTTATTAAAGCCAAGGTTTTATCAGGTAATATGGCTGGAGAAAAAGTGTTTATTCCAAGAATGATGTTGACTCCATCTGATGCGAGAATATCTTTTAAGTTTCAGTGA
- the LOC104108733 gene encoding probable protein S-acyltransferase 14 — protein sequence MYRSGTVMAWNVFRFCTALRGLGSIMILLVLGVVGVTYYAVVLTNYGPSLVSGGGILDAFIALSVLALFHCLLVMLLWSYFSVIFTDPGSVPQSWNPVLDEERGDTDPLTASEFGASPADPANPRIRFCKKCNQLKPPRCHHCSVCGRCVLKMDHHCVWVVNCVGALNYKYFLLFLFYTFLETTVVTLALLPQFIAFFSDGEIPGTPSTLATTFLAFVFNLAFALSVLGFLIMHISLVAGNTTTIEAYEKKTTPKWRYDLGRKRNFEQVFGLDKRYWFIPAYSEEDLRRIPALHGLEYPSKPELESQVF from the exons ATGTATAGATCTGGAACTGTAATGGCTTGGAACGTATTCAGATTCTGTACGGCCCTAAGAGGGCTGGGCTCAATCATGATCCTGTTGGTCCTAGGCGTTGTGGGCGTTACGTATTACGCCGTCGTTTTGACCAACTATGGCCCGTCCCTCGTCAGTGGTGGTGGAATTCTTGATGCCTTCATCGCTCTTTCCGTACTTGCCCTGTTCCATTGTTTG TTGGTGATGCTTTTATGGAGTTACTTCTCTGTCATTTTCACGGATCCTGGTAGTGTACCTCAAAGTTGGAATCCAGTCCTCGATGAAGAAAGAGGTGACACTGATCCATTAACTGCATCGGAATTTGGGGCTTCACCAGCTGATCCAGCAAACCCAAGAATACGGTTTTGTAAAAAGTGCAACCAGTTGAAACCACCTCGATGCCATCACTGTTCTGTTT GTGGAAGGTGTGTGCTAAAGATGGACCATCATTGCGTGTGGGTTGTCAATTGTGTTGGAGCACTAAACTACAAGTATTTCCTTCTTTTTCTG TTCTACACGTTCCTTGAAACCACTGTTGTGACTCTAGCATTACTGCCACAGTTTATTGCATTCTTCAGTGATGGAGAGATACCCGGGACTCCAAGCACTCTCGCTACCACTTTCCTTGCTTTTG TTTTCAACCTTGCTTTTGCTTTGAGTGTATTGGGATTTCTGATCATGCACATATCCTTGGTAGCTGGTAATACCACAACCATTGAG GCATATGAGAAGAAGACCACTCCAAAATGGCGCTATGATCTTGGTCGGAAGAGGAATTTTGAACAG GTTTTTGGCCTGGACAAACGGTATTGGTTCATCCCAGCTTACTCAGAAGAAGATTTAAGAAGGATACCCGCCCTTCATGGTCTTGAATACCCGTCAAAGCCGGAACTTGAATCCCAAGTATTCTAG